Proteins encoded within one genomic window of Stigmatopora argus isolate UIUO_Sarg chromosome 21, RoL_Sarg_1.0, whole genome shotgun sequence:
- the tmem170b gene encoding transmembrane protein 170B: MSTNRDYSVNLSVQQVLSLWVQGTALQHFAEMWYWVFLWCLFSSLVVHGVMGMLMFVMLRRHKRGRIITLVLVSVGFLASLSGGVITSAAIAGVYRVAGKDMAPLEALLLGVGQTSLSVVISFSRILATL; this comes from the exons ATGTCAACAAACAGGGATTATTCCGTTAATCTGTCGGTGCAGCAAGTGCTCAGCCTTTGGGTGCAAGGGACAGCGTTGCAGCACTTTGCAG AAATGTGGTACTGGGTGTTCCTGTGGTGTCTCTTCTCATCCCTTGTGGTCCACGGCGTGATGGGGATGCTGATGTTCGTCATGCTACGGCGCCACAAACGAGGCCGCATCATTACGCTGGTGCTGGTCAGCGTGGGCTTCCTCGCCTCCCTCTCTGGAGGCGTCATCACCA GTGCAGCGATAGCAGGCGTATACCGCGTCGCCGGGAAGGACATGGCGCCGCTGGAGGCTCTGCTCCTCGGCGTGGGACAGACGAGCCTTTCCGTCGTGATTTCCTTCTCCCGCATTCTGGCCACGCTATGA